The Rhizoctonia solani chromosome 1, complete sequence sequence GGGACGGTTGCCTACGTATTTACCTAGCGGGCGGTTAGTAAGGCGATGATGCAACCAGTGGCGGGCAAAGGGGACGTACCATCCATGTCTTTCCAAGCTTTCAAAAAGTCTTCAGGATCGGAAAACGCGACAAAGCCGTATTTGGCTTTCTGTGAGAGACGATCTCTAATCACTTTCGCCTTTTGAAAAGAGGGATACTTGTTGAATGCATTGGCCAATACATCATCCGACACATCGTTACTCAGATCGCCGACAAAAAGCCGTGACCAGCCTGAAAATATGATCAGCAAATGCGTCGATTAAATTAAATAATGGTACTCACTCGAATCCCACTCAAGCAACGTCTGGTCCTCCCACACCTTTCCCGCGCCCTTTCGCAAAACTGTTGTCCTCTTTCCACCCTTGGCCAATTTCCCTCCGCTCCCTCCCTTTTTATCCAACATTGCTCCTGGAACGTATGCGCTTCCCTGAGCAGCAGCTCCGACATCGTACTCGTACGCATTCGCCGGTGCACGCGATGACGATCCGGACTGTTGCCACGCAAGCGCCGCAGCTGAAGGCTGGTATGGCTTATGATACGGGTTAGAGTCACCCGATCCGCCAGTGTAGCCTTGATTGTAGTATCCAGAGTAGTCCATGTCGTGCAGAAGAGGGGTGTGGTGGAAATCAAGTCGGGTTTACGTCCCAACCGTGCacccacaagcgcccacgaGTCATAGTGGCTGTGCAAGTCGGAGAGTTTGCATCCGATCCGCTCTCCGCGTCGTACACACCAATCTTCAACGTCTCCGGGCCCTCAAGGTGAGCTGGAGGTTATTATTATGGCAGTGGAGagtacatatatgcgtagtACTATCGTCAAACTGTCATTAATTTGTCCGGCGAAATGAAGGGGCGGTGGAGAGACCGGATGGAGCGACTGAACGGTCGATGGACTTTTGAGCTGACGGAAATTTATTTTGGCCTTTTTTAGATGCCTTTTGTCAAAGAGGTCAAGACCAACGCCTACTTCTCCCGGTACCAAGTCAAGTACCGCCGCCGCAGGGAGGGCAAGACCGACTGTACGCGCTTGCTCGGTTTTCATAGAATTCACCTGACCGTTTGATTCTAGACTATGCGCGCAAGCGTCTTGTAGTGCAGGCAAAGAACAAATAGTGAGTCTTTGTCTATTCAGATTACCTCGGTATTAATTATCTGCAGCAATGCACCTAAATACCGCCTTGTCGTTCGTTTCTCCAACAAGAACATCACCGTACAGGTTGTCTATGCCCGCCTGCAAGGTGACTTTGTCCTTGTCGCTGCCAACTCCCGGGAACTCCCAAGGTACGGGATCGAGCACGGTTTGACCAACTGGACTGCTGGTACGTCCTATCCTACGCTTCCCTTTTTTTTCCACTCAAATCTAATATCACATACTAGCCTATGCCACTGGTCTCCTCGCCGCCCGCCGAGCACTCACCAAACTCGGCCTCGCTGACAAATACCAGGGTGTCGCTGAGCCCGACGGCACGATCTCCTTGACTGAAGCCGTCGAGGACGCACCCCGACCATTCAAGGCCTACCTCGACGTCGGTCTCAAGCGCACTTCGACTGGATCTAGGGTATTCGGTGCACTCAAGGGTGCTTCCGATGGTGGGATTTTCATCCCTCACTCCGAGAAACGATTCCCGGATACGATAGCGAGGGCAAATCGTTGGATGCCGAGGTGCTCAAGAAGTACATCTTTGGTGGCCACGTTGCGGAGTACATGGAGAgcttggaagaggaacgaTGAGCGGTACGTCCTTCCCCTGGTCTTTTGCCTTTGCGATTTTTGACATTAATTAATTGCGGGGTATGTGCAGATTCAAGAAGCAATTCTCGACCTACCTCGAGTCTGGCGTCGGATCCGAGGATATCGAGGAGATCTACACCAACGCCTATGCGGCAATCCGCGAGGACCCTTCGTTCAAGCCGAcggacaaggacaaggactgGAAGGCCGAGTCGCTCAAACACAGGTCCAAGAAGCTTACCACGAACAGCGCAAGGTCAACATCGAGCAAAAGATCTCGGCGTTCAAGGCTGGTCAAGAGGCTGGTCAAGACGATGACGAGTAGATTTCTGCTGGACTTGGCTTTTGATTGTTATGTTGTATGCGCACCCCTTTTATCTTTGCTGTACTTCCCCATGTCGACACGCCCAAAATATCCTGCCCTTAGCGGTCTTACTTTGAAGCATCAGGATTTAGTGTGAGCCTGGACCTGAGACTGCGCCTGGTCCATATAACGCCGTCGTAAGCAAGAGTTCGCGCTTGAGAGGCTGGGCTCGTGGTATGAATGAGTGACGCAATAGACTGTAATAATGGACAAGAAATGACTGCTTATGACCTAATGTCAGCCTTGTGCGCTCGAGGTATCCCAGGTTCGGGCCCAATCGGCGTTACAGCGCAGTTGAAATCAGATGCCAAGAACAACAGCTTCATAGCAGTTGTTCTTGGCCGATCGATCGCGTAGAAGCGACCTGGGAAAGACTCGGGGAGTGACCTAGACAGTGACCCGGAGTGACTGGAAATATTTTACACGCCGTATCCGTACTATTATACATTTATAGCTCCTGGCGGCCTTTGGTTTCACAATCAAATGAATACACAAACCTACAATTCCTTCTCCTTGACCTTTTCCCTCGCTTGCCCCTGATCTAAACTATACATGACGGTCCCAACAACCACGGCGAGCGCGCCTCCCCACAAATACACATCCCCGCCGTTCCCACCGACCAAAACAACACTAATCCAGAGCGAAACGGCCTTGCGGACGACCAAGACGAGTGTCACGCTCAGACTCGATACCTGGCTCGTCAGCCGATGGACCCCGCCGACGCACAAGAACTGGGTAAACACGTTGATCGCGAGGGGGACGTAGAATGATGGAAGCGTGATGGAGAAGAGCGGGAACGATAGAATGCGGTCGAGGATTGGGTCCAAGCGGGTGGGCACGCGAGCGCCTAACGGCCCGGCGGGTCGGAATATGGGAGAGCCCGCGAGGGTTTGGATGTGTCCTTGTAGCGAGACCGGTGGGCTTGCGTTGGCGAGTTTGACTTGGTGGACGAGGTCTCCTCCGATACCGGGTAAAGCGAACATTGGCAAGGCCAAAAAGTGCAAGTAAAACATTCCTATTAAAGGGATCAGACTAGTGCATACAAGGCACACATATAGACACACCTTCTTGCCAATGTCTCCCATACTTGGCGTACGTCCGTTCTTGGGCAAGGCCCATCAAACCGGACAAGACGAGAGCGAGTGTAAGAAGCGAAAGACCAACCAGGTGATCTTGCGTGAACGAAGAGAAGGAAGTAGTGTGAAACTCGTCTCCCGGTTTAGGCTTGGGACGTTTATGCGAAAGAGAAGACATAGTTGAAAGTGCTACACCGGCTGTGACGAGCAAAACCGAAGCTATTGAGTGGGCGTATACCTGCCAATGCCGttagaaagcaaaataaatGCTACAGCCAACCTACCTTTTCCCCATCGCCAACCCTAACAAAAGGTTAACCACCAACCCACCCGACCTGAAATAATATGCACCGCCTGCACACATTCATTACTATCCAAACTTCAAAAGGCAGCCGACTCACCATTGGAATCGAATACTTGAATGCCGCATTATTCAACAGCGaggtgatcaaaaaacaacaCGACCTGCACGATCCAGCGCGATAAAGGGATCCGAAGCGGTCTGAACCGTAATCTCAACAACTGAACGAGAAGAGGCATAGGGAAATTAACGTTTGTCCATTCGACATCGAGCTTCTTCCCAGACGCATTCCGAATCTCCACTTTGGGCCCAGTGTACGTATGCATGGACCCGTGCGAGTCAACGACGATCAAAAAGTCCCAATAGGATGCAGACGATGTGATTGAACACACTTCCGTCGAACAATAAGATGCTCTTTTTTGTTGCGGTCGGCAGCACCTGGGACCCGTCTCGCCTGATACACCCTAGTAATTTTTGTGTTCCGACGGGCATGAGCGGCTCCAGCAGCCCGGTTATCGCAGCCTCGTAGTCGAACCCTCGGCGTTGGAAAAAGCAGCTTGAGAAGAACGGATGACGCTCGCGGGCGAAATCGTCCGAATGCGCTCCACATCGTGATTCATGCGTTCGCCCAGCGCAGGATCTGGAGATTGAATTCCAACCTTGATATGCCCCGCCCCGCCCTTTTTATTATCTTTATCCTTATCATTGCTGTTGCTCTTGTTTTCCTCTCCCTAAGCAAGGCATGGGCGATCTCGTCACTAGGGCATCCATTCGAGGTCGGGGCGGGGAGACGTACAGTCTGTTCCTGAGACCGACGATCGCGACGAGCAAGAACTGGGCGAACGTAATGAGCGAACCCGCGTGTGGGTTGTGTTTTGCCGTGTATTCAAGCGCAAGGGCGTTGCTACATATTAAACCCACACAATTAAAATGTCTATCTAATCtaaagttttttttttacaccTGGATAAAGAAACCCGCCTTACCTACAACATCCGCCAAATATCAAAGTCAGGATAACGGTCCATGAGCCCGGTGGAAAAGAACAAAGAAGTCAGGATACTGTGTTCATTATAGCTAGTAGTGTTGGCCATCCACGACGGGACTAAAAGGTGGTTCCTGAGTGCCAAGGTGTGTCAGGACGGGGGGTCGGTGATGGTTCTGTGCGACTTGGCTGGCACGTATTGTTGTGCGCTGTTTATGATGCCGAGGATCACTTCTTAAGCGCGGTGGCTACACGAGAGTCCCAGCCACATATCTACATTTCAAGCATCATTATATATACAATGTATCCCTTGTATTTACAAATGAGTAGATATCTGATCCTGACCACGCGATTGCCTCAAGGTAAGAAATgatgtttttttttctctttcttCACAGAGATCCTGGGTGCTGTCCAGACTGGATGTGTGTTTTAGAGTCTGGGGCTGAGCACCGCTCCGGTGTTGACTTTAATACGGCGCCTCGAGGCCCGAGCCGAGCAAGATAGGACTGAATGGCATTAATCTAACGTACAACTGTTTTCGCGGATCATTCGAAGAGACGGCACCGAGATGAACGATTTGAATACGAATGTACGAGAGACATAGATGTAAGAATGTTCACACTAACCGTGGACAAGCGAGGGTCTTTGTACCCGTATGATTTAGGAGGGGGGGAAGCGATCGGGGCGACTGAGCCGAGACGCTCCGAAGGGGTTCGATGGTGTGAACGCGGGATAATAATAAACTTGATTGAGATATTGCTGTACTGTAACCTAGGGGAGTGGGCCTATTTCGAGGAGTTGGCCCTGGGCAGCCTATAGATTACGCTTCTCTCCCATCGTGGCGATGATGTGTTTGCTTTTCCCAGGCCGTGCGCCGTGGACGAGTGATTGGGCTCCCCGCAGTCGTATTTCCTGAAAGGGGTGTGAGATGTAGACGCTTAAGAGCGTGACACGTACATATAAGACTGTGTGACCGAGGCTAAGCGGAAGGACAGCGCGTGTGAGTTGGGATTGGTGTGCTTCTGCCGGGAGGGAAACCGGAGAATGCGATAGGCGCATGCAGAATAATGCTGGGTGGCGGATAGTGTAGTGCTAAGAAATGGTGTCGGAATGTGGGGGCGTATGGTCGTCATTGGAAATATAGCTAATAGTGGGCTTGGATAGAAGGCTGGAGGAAGATTGCAGGGTCGGAAGACGTCATATGGAATAGGGGTGCGATGGATATAGGCCAAGTAAGGTATATTGGCCGTGCGATGATATGTCGCgcactggaggggggagtgAGTCGTCGTGATACTGGTGACGGGGGGATGTGGAGCCGGAGTGTAGATCGGGAAGAAGTAGAAACAAAACGGGAGTGGCGAGAAGCGTGCGGGCGTTACTCTGGAGATCAGGGCGTGACGTGCAAGAGTGAGCACGTGCGAACCGTGGACTCGGATTGGATTTTTAGATTGTTCGTCAAGACGCAGGGGAGGAGACCATCCTGGGCCGAAGCCACACTTGCTCTGTGTGTGAGCTGTGCGAGACGAGTGCagccgacgacgacgacgacgacaatGCGACGAATTGTGTCTGCACTCGGACTCTCGAAAGACAGGCAGCACGACAGGCGCCGGCGGCAGCTGAAGTGTCGCGGGTCGCGGTCGCGGTCGCTGCGATGCGAGAGCACGCCTGCACTGGTGCATATCCCCGACTCGTCGTCGAGCAGCGGAATCCGGACCCGAGCGATGTAGAGGGAGCTGACTTGCTGGCTGTGCCTGCCATCGTCAACCCGTCGGCATCATCTGACTCTGTTGCCCACTCGGTCCGATCAGCCCCCGCCCCGTCCAGGTGGATCGGACTGCTGCGCACCCTCAGCCGCAAAAAGCATTCTGACCCGGCCCGCCACTGGTATGTGCAGCGATTTATTCCTGAATTTTGCTCATTATTTGCAGGTTGTGGCCGACGATGGCTCGGACGACTCGCACTCGACACACTCGGATCGTCCCCGGTCTCCCCGGCCCTTTTGCCCCCCCACGCCGCCGCCCTTGCAGCCAACGGCCGCCGCATATCGAGCCCTGCAAGCAGCATCTACCGGGCTGGGCTTAGTCATGTTCAGCGCCGGGCTCCTCCTTCCCGCGCGAATCTCGCCCTTCAGGAGTTCACCAAACCACTCGTGCTCGCTGCGGGTGCTCCCATCCCCCCTCCGCGCACCAGACCCATCCGCGCCCCAGTCCATCCCCGGTCCGTCTCCCATGCCGACGTTCCATCCCACAGCCTGCGCATTCAACTACTCCGCGCCAGGATTCTCCACAGACTAGAAGAAGGCGCTCTCACACCAGCAGAAGAGGCCGATTGCCCTTTGCCGTCCGTCCCCCCCCCTCGGTCCCTCCGCAAAACGAGGGCAAGTCCCAATGAGGAATGGGTCGCCATCTCGAGCTTGGCGCCAGAACAGTCGCTGGTCCCGAGGTCTCCGTCGCCCCCCCCAATTTCACCATCTCGCACACTCATCCACTTTGTTCGCTTCATCGACCCATCGCTTTTTATCACGATCTCCTTGCTCCCGTTTCTCAATATATCTCCAGCCTCTCGTCGTCCTTCAGCTTCACCCCCTATCACTCCTCCTCCCCGATCTACCGACCCTATGGCCAATTCGCCCCTCGGCGCTTCATCGGCAGGTACGCACCCCCACTCACGGGCTCGTATCAAGATCTCATTCTCTTCCAGAACCCCGAACCCTCTCCAAACAGAAGCCCGATCGTTCGTGGAGTCCGCTTTGCagacgacgacgacgccAGACGGCGACGATCTTCCCCTCGCAGTTCTCGCCAGCGTTCAAAAGAAGCGTGCCGAACGAGAAGCTAGGGCTCGCCACGCCCGATATGTCGAGGAATCCGCGGACCCAAAGAACGCTCATTCGCCGAAGAGTACGCTCGTTCTCGCGCTCTTCAAGGCAATGCGCGCGCAGGCTTGGAACGCCCGGCCAGTTTTGTCCGTGACTCGGACACCCGAAGGATGACCTCCCCAATTCGGGCTTGGTTCCTGTCAAGGAAAGCGGTCATCGCCGGTCTGGTAGCAGTGGTACATCCTCGAGCAGCCAGCGACGACGAAGCACTGTGGGCGAGAGTATGATCGAGCAGGTTGTCTCCCCCACTCGGAGCGTATTTGCTGGTTCGACTTCGTCTTCTTCGGCTCCCAATACCGCCTTGCCATCCCCTGCCTCTCCATTTGCTGTACTCCCTCGATCTCTTCCTTCTTCTGCACGCGCATCGCCCGCTCCACTCCCATCACCCAATTTGCCATTCGCCGGTCGATCCATGACAGGCTCCCCGCTCCGATCCTCCTTTGCTCTCGGAATGAACCAAGACGAATTTGGGGCCATGCTCGCTGCTGCGCAGAACCAACCCTCGACTCGTGCACTGATCGCACAAAATCAAGCGCTCATGGCTCAGAACCAAATGCTCGCTAGCATGATGATGGGCAAGTCGATGAACATGGACCTTGGACTCCCCAACCCGCCCTTTGCGCACTCGGGAGGATCCAGCGCGTCTGGATCGAGAGGCCGTAGTCCAGCGCGATCCTCTGGCGGAGCCAGCCAAGGCAGCTCGCGAAGACCGGGACCGTCGCCTGTCCAAGCAGGCACTTCAAACCGGACAAGCGGTGTTCCTTCTGGTGCTGTTGCCACCGCCACCGCGACACAACGAGGGAGACAAGACGCGAGAGGGTCTTCCAAGAGCAAACAGGAGGCTTCGCGCAGTCGTCCTCGCCCAGACGATACTCGTCCAGGACACTCCAAATCGGCTTCCCAGTCGACGACTCGCACCCGACCTGGGCACGCTCATTCCAAGTCTGAGCATTCGATCGCGTCCCAGAGGACGTCGAGGCTTGGAATGGGTGGTATGGCTCCGCCCATGCCGAATGTTCCGACCGGGGTGTATAGTATGCATGGGAGGCCGAGGCCGAGTGGACAGGTCGTTACGTAGACTTGGGTTTGAACTAGACGGTCTACTTTGAGTGGTATCCTTTTCGACTGCAGGCCACATACTCCAATCTCGACTACTGTGTGTATGGTCTAATTCCGATTACAAGCTGCGTAGCTTAATTTCGACGATAAACTAGCGCAATGAACATCTGGGGTGTACGATATTGTTTTTGGTGCATTTGACTCTCCCTCTTTCTCTCTTCTCTTGACTTGATCTCTCGTTCTCGGTTTCCTTCATATTCCCCCCATCTGGTCATTATTTATAAACTCAATCAACCCCATCCATCCCATCCCATATCCCCATGCTACGTGGATTCATGTTTCCTATTGGACTAATTTACGGACTAGAAAAAAGAGAgactttctttctttcttccttTTCGCTATTATTACACTCTTGACCCCTTCGTTCTGATTAATCCTGTCCGCTCGTTGACACCGACGCTCGTTTGAACACTCTTAATATTTCTTGGTTCAGTTCGTTTTCTCCACCCTTTTTTTTCCTCTTTGTCGAGGAATGATTACTAGGCTATGAAGTTAGATCCATTCTATATCTggctttttttctttttctttttttcttctttcccTAGTGAACTTTTTATGGTATGAAATGTTCGTTCCGTCTTGGAGTAAATAGATTGTCCTCTTGGGGGGATTGTGAAACTTGATATTGTTAGCAGCGCGCTTTAGATGTGGGGCAGACGACGACGGAATCAGACCCAAGTAGTATAGCTTGTGGAGATTACGCACATCACTTGGTTTGAGGGGTCTTCCAGTTCAACGAGGCAAGATAAATTACAATCAAGGGATATATTACTTGAAGGTTGTCATTCTACCAGTCCTGAATTTAGACCGTGCACCCGAACACCGAAAAGAAAATGTCAAATCTGTGCCATCCGACGATCGCGAATGGTTCCCGCGGCACAGGCCAACGGCCGACATTCGACATCGACGTCGTGCGTCCGTTCAAGAAGTTCCTGTCAAATCCAAGATTTTCAGGTTGTGTGCGGTGGGGACCCCTCCTGTCACATAACTCCCACTCGGGCAATATTAGATCAGACCCTGGGTGGAGCCGCACGGGACCTCTCAGGCTCGTGTACTGTGTGACAATTGCAAGGTACACCCTTGCCCTATTCTTTTTTTACTCCTCTACTCCTTTGCCTCGTGGTCAAATAAACTGTACTATATGCGTAGCCCCGCCTTGAGTTCTTGCCGAGACGAGTCTAACTTTGTTGAAAACACTGTTGGGAATGATCGGCTCATGGCCGTAGCCGCAGCCATGGTCATTTTGTGTTTCTAAAACCTGTCCCAGATTTTTACATAAATTTACATTTATTGTGGTTAATGAGGTGGGCTGCATAGAATAGGATGGCACAAAATGTTGGACCTACGATGTCATACGTGACGCAAGTCCATCCCAAAGATCTCAGTAATAGCCGAATCCGTAAATTAATCGGAATACATCGCCCGTTCAATACAATACGGGGAAAAAGCCAAGTTGCGTCATGCTCCACCGAATCGACAATTCAACCCCCAAAGCCGAACAACTACCAAGCGCCAGCCCCAGTAATGCATCATCTCAAATGAATCCGAACCAGGCACATCTTTATTTTACACTGTTTTACCACCCACCACCGCTACCCCTCCTAGCACGCGCTTCTGACAATCCTCTTCAGTTGGTCGTCGCCGCCACTGATACCGATCACCCGTGTTCATTTCGTGCACGTGTGTTGTTACAAGTCACGTCATGTTTTTTGGGGTGGCTGTGGATGGTTGTTGGGGTGGCTATGGACAAACAGGTGCATACTCGCGATCAAGTTCTATTTCATCGCGTGGGAGTAGTTGTGGCTACGCCTGccctccaccacctcgtTTCCTCCGTTTGAATATTACAATGGCGTTCATCGAAAGTGAAGAGTGGGTCAACGAGGGATGGTATAGGTATGTGTCTGTTCCTGTAGTTCCGGGAGTGCATTGGTACTTATGTTGTGGTAGGGTTAGTCTTTGTGTGGTCGTGTCTAATCAGGTGGCTAATCAAATTTTTGCTGTTTATTGTCTGGTGGTAGTATACCGATATTGTGTTCGAGTGGTATGTAATAAATTGCTGTTTATTGCTCCGAGACTAAACAGGGAGCTCTAGGTGGAAAGAAATAACCAACTTGAGCGACCGGTCTGCGCTCAAGGCCTTCCTTCACACTGATTCTCTTATCAGTGATGAATGCCCATTACATCCTGGAGCCAAGGGCATGGAGGTGTTTATGGGTACGTCAATTGGCGCATCTCTATTCATAATTTACCTGATAGGTTTCAAGCCATTATCCAGAACGGCGAAAGCCGTCTTTGTTTCTCGCTCAAACAGATTTCCTACGCACGTTACTGGCTACATGCGTACGGACTAACATCCGAgcctcttccccttccttCATCGCATTACCTACTCACTCTGAATGATCTACGCGGACCACCATCGCCCGTAACGTACAAGACCGTCTCCGAACTTCGAAACGCGCTCAAAGACGTCGGGAAGCATAACAAGCGCGTCAAGACCTTTGCTGGCGACTTCGCGCTAGGCGAACTACGAACCGTGTTTGAGAGGGTAAGGAGTGTGTGGGGCGAACGCCGCGGCACATGGATGGCGATCGATTTTGAAGGTTGGGAAATGGATCACACGATTATTACCGAATTCGGTTGGTCGCTTATTAGATGGGATCCTGAAGAAGTTGCCGCGGACCCTAAGGAAGGAGACAATCCGGGAGAAGTGAAGCTAAAGGAAGTGCGCGAAGAAGGACACTGGACGGTAAAAGAGTATGCAGCGTATCGTAACGGTAAATACGTCAAAGACAACCGAGATGTGGGTTTCAAACTCGAATCGAGTTCTAGTTTTGATTAACATCCTTGGCAGCGTTACGATTTTGGGAACACCGAGGTCATGCCCAAGACTGTCTTCAAAAAACGCATTGGCGACTTGATTACCAAGTATGCTGCAGAAGGTCCTTTGTATCTGGTTTTCCATGATCGATATGGAGATGTCAAGTAAGTTGAATACCAGATGTATGCTACACCAAGACTTGACGATTTGCAGATATCTCCATCAACTCGAGGTGCCTGACATTGGTGACTTGTCGTCTATTCCGAACAAGCCGCCCGGTCCCGGGTTGTACTGCGTGGATACGGCAAGTCCACCGATCTTACCTTTCGCGTACTTGTTGCTCAATTGGCTGTGCTCAACAGAAAGATATGTTTTCCGCCCTAGAAGGCGACTCGCATCAACAGCGTGGACTAGAGCGTGTTTGTCTCCTTCTCAAAATAAACGGCTTCAATCACCCGCACAACGCCGGGAATGATGCGCATGTGGGTTCCGTTGCTGTGTTTCACCGGGTTTATGAGGGTCAGGTCATAAGAATGATTTGCTAATGTGCGCGTATACAGTTCACAATGGAAGCCCTGCGAGCAATGGCGACCGGCAAACCGCTCGATCCCCAGCGAGAGGAACGATGGCCAAATCAGACACAAGTATTGTTTGGTCAACAGCGTGGGGTCAAAGGTAAGTCCGGATGTTGATCGCGGATGGCGAGCAGAACAATAAATGCATTTGGCAGTCGAATGGACGGAGCGTGACCTCGATAGCGATGACGAGTTTTATTAAATAGACTGGTATGGTCGGACTGTTCAAACAATTGGAAATGAAATTTGGGCAATGGAGAGATTCAAATATGAGGACACAATAAATAATGCTTGCGCATTGAATTTCATTGTGTTTTTGAATGATCCATATTTCATACGGATCCCGTTGCAATATACAAAAGGTATTTCGGAGGGTGACGTGAACTACAAAGCCATGCCTACCCTATTCCGTTTTGATGCTCTTTGACTTCCTCAAGCCGGGTTGTAACTTTGCTACATAATAAACATGTATGCGCCAAGTTCTATCCTGATTAAATCCCGGTCGCACTTTATGCATAATGCTGGGTTATCATAAGACTTTTCAAATCGGAATGGAGCCTTACTTAGCTAGCATTTAACCCTTGCGGGCCGGCGAACCAACAGCGCCATAGTACCAATGGTGAGCATGAAAATTTAAAGAATGATGGTCGGGCCGCTTATTGTTGTTGCTTTACGTGTCAGGGTGAGATGTGTCCTCGACTCTATCTTATGCTATTCGTTGACATGAGCATGTGAGCATTGGTCGTCCATTCCCTCTTCTATTTTGACATCCGCAGTATGTCAGAATTATCAGTTTTGTAAACTCTCGCAAATGAACTATTAGCACTGCCGTCATGAGAGGGTGAGCTCGGTCATCGCATAGATAGCGATGTCCGAGGCACTCGGTCCATCGAAAGAAAGATACACGGTTGTAGCCGGCCTAAATCACCTGTTACGAGTCCCACGCGGTGATCCCCGCAACATCTCGATTAAGGTACATAAGAGTGACGTTTACATACGCAACAGACGTAAATACAAGTAACGATAGATGAATTGCAGCTGAATCTAGAAATTTCGAGTAAAATATATGGAGTATGTCCGGTGTTGATGATTAAGAACACCTTCGGTGATCAGCCAAAGGCCAAGCATAGTGATGAAGACTTGAATGTACTGTGCCTGCGTGTCGCTGTGACTCAGCATGCTTCAAGTCAAAGTCGGAACGGCGCTGAACGATCCTGCCGGGTTTGGAAGGGTGAGGGGGAAGAGGTTCGGAGGCCGGGTTGCCTAGAGTCAGGCATCGTTATGACAGTTCTCGAACCCGTGAAAAATAACCCTGACTAAGGGACATAGCCATTGAGTAGCAGGGTCTACCGGTTACGGGATAGTTTCCGGGCCGAAACAATGTGGAGAGTCAAAGATATCTCGAATGACCCCGCCCTATCCGTGCCGAGCCCCCACCTTTAGTCAACATTTTTTCTATCGTCAGAGTGGAAACACAGTATTTAAGTCGCCCTAGCGTTTCGATGATGTCGCATCGTATCGGTTCAACCTCCCCTCCTCCCTGAGCTTCTACCTTTTGATAGAGCCTGCTCACAATGAATCCAACGACCTCGCCTCGATTCGATCCAGATGAAGCAACTCCTATACCCTCCAAGGCCCCTTCACTCTCAGGCCTAGAGAAAGATAACCAGAGGGCTAGTGAATCTACCCAGTCCGGTTCGGTTGGTCTTCCTCGCTCCGAAACCATACGTTCAGCGGCAACTGCTGTCAATGAAAAGGCGCAATATACTGGCTCCGGTACCCCCGAGGACCCATATATCG is a genomic window containing:
- a CDS encoding RNA recognition motif protein, which encodes MDYSGYYNQGYTGGSGDSNPYHKPYQPSAAALAWQQSGSSSRAPANAYEYDVGAAAQGSAYVPGAMLDKKGGSGGKLAKGGKRTTVLRKGAGKVWEDQTLLEWDSSWSRLFVGDLSNDVSDDVLANAFNKYPSFQKAKVIRDRLSQKAKYGFVAFSDPEDFLKAWKDMDGKYVGNRPVKLKRADAAIRPVEIGHRKARQLDKDRKNNKHKPY
- a CDS encoding ribosomal large subunit proteins 60S L5, and 50S L18; protein product: MPFVKEVKTNAYFSRYQVKYRRRREGKTDYYARKRLVVQAKNKYNAPKYRLVVRFSNKNITVQVVYARLQGDFVLVAANSRELPRYGIEHGLTNWTAAYATGLLAARRALTKLGLADKYQGVAEPDGTISLTEAVEDAPRPFKAYLDVGLKRTSTGSRVFGALKGASDGGIFIPHSEKRFPDTIARANRWMPRCSRSTSLVATLRSTWRAWKRNDERFKKQFSTYLESGVGSEDIEEIYTNAYAAIREDPSFKPTDKDKDWKAESLKHRSKKLTTNSARSTSSKRSRRSRLVKRLVKTMTSRFLLDLAFDCYVVCAPLLSLLYFPMSTRPKYPALSGLTLKHQDLV